GGCCCGCACCCACCGCCATGTACCAGTCAGTGCGGGCGAGGGAGCGCGGCGAGCCCGGCCACGATGCTCGCCGGCAAGATGTGCGCCATGTCGGACAACTGCAGGCCCGGGCTCCAGCGCCCGCGGCCCTTCGGGCGCCAGCGTTGGCGGGCCAGCTGGTCGAGCAGCTGCTGCCGCTGGTCCTGTCCGGTCTCAGGGCTGCCTTGGGCGGGTGCGGGCCAGCTGTCGCCGAGTTCCGCGACCGCGTCGTCGATGGCGTGTACCAGCCGCAGCCGCGGGAACGCGTACCGCCGGTAGACCGCCTTCGGGCCACCCCACTTCTTTGGGTCGCTCAGCGCGCGCACCATGCCCGCGGCCCGGCGGACTTCCGTGCCGCCGTCGTAGGCATCCTGCGCCACCGCGCATCGCGTGCCGTGCGCTTCCTGACCCGCGTACAGCTGCCGGACCAGTCCGGCCACCGCGCCGTCGTCAGCGCTGTCCTGTGCGTGCAGGACGAATGCCGGCATTGGCGGATCGGCGCTAGTGCGGAAGTCCTGGATGAGGATCTCCAGCTGATCCTGAAGGTGGACCCCGGCGCCGGTCACCGGCAGGCCACGATGGCCTCCAGAGCAGTCCGGCACACGGCCAGCATTCACCACGGGCAACCCCCCGTTCACGTCGAGTGATCGGAGAGTAGCGGCTTGGGATGGGCTGGGTGGGTGAATCGGCGATCCAGTGATCTTTGACTTGCATCCAGAGGATTGACGGCACCGCCCGATTGCCGGGCCAGACCCCGCCGCATGCTGCACCCAAGCGGCCTCCCCGATGAACTCGTTACGTTGCAGCAGGCGGCCGACGGCGCTCATCTCCAGCTACAGCACCTCGATGACCACGAAGCACGCAACCGGCAACGCCGAGTCTGGCGCGAAGCCGCAGAGGATGGACAAACGGCCGTGACCCAGTACGCAACGTCGCAGGGTCTCAACCGCTGCGAGGTGGAAAGGCAACTGTGACAGGGCGTCCGCCATCCCGAGATGAAGCCAGGTACGCCGTTGTAGCGTCCCCGGTGCCGCCCGTCCCTCGCGACCGCCTGGCCCTGGGCGGGTGAAGACCAACGCTCAGTTAGGGCCATCCGACGCGGTTGAAGGGCGTGGGACGGGCCATCGGCTCCCTGCGGTAGAGGGCGAGGATGGAGCCGCCGAGCTTGATGAGCCAGTTCGGGGACTTCTGGCGCACGCCCTCACGCTGGGTCTCCCATTCGACCGTGACCTCTCCATACAGTTCGACGGTCAGTGCGTTGATCTTCCTCTCCAGTCCCTCGAGGTAGGCACCCAGCCGAACGATGGACTTGTTGCTCGTCCGCCAGTAGACGACGGCGAGTACGAAAAACGCGCCGATGGCCCCGATGAAGATGCCCGAGAGACCCTGCTTCTCGTCCTTAAGCAGGATCGTGCCCACGGCCGACGCCAGGACGGCCATCGCGCCTATGAAGCTGATGAGTTGACTGCGAGCGACGATGCGCTGGTCTATTTCGCGACGGGTCCGGCTCGTTTCGAGTGACTGGCTGAGCTGGCGTTTTGTGTGGGTGGGCTGGTGGTGAGTGCTGGTCGCTTCTACCTTCTGGGTGAGGGGGTGGGGTGATGGTGTCCCTGCTGGAGGAGCTGGAACGGCGTGAGTCGGCTATCGGGGAACGGGTGGGCGAACTGCGGGTGCAGGTAGCGGAGCTGAGCGAGCAACTGGAGGCGTTCGAGGAGATGCTCGCGCAGGTGGAGGTCGCCCGGGCGGTGGTGCGGGAGGTCCTCGACGACGTGGCGGCCGAGGAGCCGGTGCCGCGGCCTGCGGCGGGGCCGCAGCGGGCGGGAGGGGAGTCGCCGATCGGGGTGGTGACGGTGCCCGAGCGGGAGGCGGGGATGGACGCATCGCTGCTGCCGTCTGGGTACCGGGACATCATGGAGGTGCTCATCGCGGCGGGGCGGCCGATGCGGTCGAAGGCGGTCTCGGTGGCGATCGGCCGGGGCGAGGGCCCCTCGAAGGTGGAATCGGTGCGGGTGAAACTGAAGCGGCTCGCGCGCCGGGGCTGGCTGAGCGAGGACAGTCCGGGCCTGTTCGCGCTGCTCGAACACGCCGAGGACAGTGGGCCGTTGGGCCAGGGTTCTGGCGGCTGAGGGTTCTTCTTCCTACGTTCGTAGGTGCCAACCGAAACGCCCGTAGGAAGAAGAACGCCGTGGAACGGTACGACACGCCGCCGAGTGCTGACGACTTTGAGGCGGCGGCGAATTTATTCAGCATGCTCGTGACGGAGCTGGCATCGCCGACGACTGGCGATCTGGCCCATCATGAGCTGGAGGATCTCTTGGAAGACAGGGGCCGTGACCTGCTGCGGCAGCTGTTCCAGGATCACCTGGACCTGCGGGAGCGGCGCGAGCAGGAGGCTGTGGCGAGCTTGCGGCCCCGCGTGATCGGTACGGACGGTCTGCCGCGGCCGCGGCTGGAGAGGGGCCATGGCCGGCTGCTGGCCACGGTGTTCGGCACGGTGACCGTCTCCCGCCTCGCCTGGAGGCGCCTGGAGGCGTCGAACGTGCACCCGGCGGATGCGGTGCTGTCACTGCCGCGGGGCCGACACTCGCACGGTCTGGCCCGCCTCGCCGTCCAGGCGGCCACCCGGATGTCCTACGACGCGGCCCACGAGACGATCATCCGGCGGTGCGGCCGCGTGCTCGGCAAGCGTCGGCTCGCCGGTCTGCTCGTCGAGGCCGCCGGTGACGTCGACGCCTTCTACAACGCCAGAATCGTTCAACCCTGCGCTCCGGCAACAGTGTTGGTGCTGTCCGCGGACGGCAAGGGCATCGTGATGAGGCCCGAGGCCCTGCGGGAGGCCACCCGGCAGGCCGCCGAAAAGCGGCAGCACGCCTTTCGCACGCGTCTGGCCGCCGGGGAGAAGAACGGCAGAAAACGCATGGCCACGCTCGGCGCGGTCTACGACGCCGAACCGGCACCCCGCCGGCCGCACGATGTGATCACGCCGCCCGGCGGCTTCACGGACGGGCACATCCGCCGGCCCGGCCCCGTTGCCCGGGACAAGTGGCTGTGCGGCTCGGTGGAACACGACGCCGAGCACGTTGTGGCGCAGGTCTTCGAGCACGCGCAGGCCCGCGACCCCGAACATCGCCGCACCTGGGTGGTCCTGGTCGACGGCGCCCGCCATCAACTCGACCTCGTCCAGGCCGAAGCCCGTCTCCACCACGTCGAGGCGCACATCGTCATCGACATCATCCACGTCCTGGAGAGGTTGTGGGCGGCGGCCTGGTGCTTCCACCGTCCCGGCGACAAGAGGGTCGAGGACTGGGTCGCCGTCCACGCCCTGGCCATCTTGAACGGCGACGCCACCGAGACGGCCGACACCCTTCAAGCCCAGGCTGATCAGGCCAAGTTGACCGGCGGACAGCGGCACGGTGTCGATACCTGCGTCCGCTACCTGCGCGGCAACGCAGATTTCCTGCACTACGAGAAGGCCCTCGCGGCCGGCTGGCCCATCGCCACCGGGATCATCGAAGGCGCGGCCCGCCATCTCGTCGCCGACCGTCTCGACATCAGCGGAGCCCGCTGGGGTCTCGACGGCGCCGAAGCCGTCCTGAAACTCCGTGCCGCCGCCGCTAACGGTGATCTTGACGCCTACTGGAAACATCATCTCGCCAAGGAACATCAACGGCTCTACCCAGCCCATGACCAGGCGAGATACGCCCTTACTGCCTGACCGCGATCTCACTCAGAACGAGCCGCACCCAAACAGCGTCCACCCCGCCGACGCGCAGGCACCGGACGTGGACGGGGCCCTGGTGGTGGAGGCCGCCAGCCTCATCATCACCTGCCAGTACGGCTCCCCGTCGATGCTCCAGCGCAAGCTGCGGGTCGGCTTCGCTCTCGCCGAACGCCTCATGGACGTCCTGGAAGAGCGCGGCATCGTCGGCCCCTCCGACAGGAGCAAGGCCCGCACCGTCCTGGTCACTCCCGAGGCACACGAGGACGTCGTCCGCGAACTGCGCGTCGCCCTTGCCCTCGCCGCCGACGACTGAGCAACCCCTCCCCTCCGTGGCCTCCGGCACCAGCCGGGGGCCACACCCATACGCACCCGCCTACCGGCAGCCAAACCATGGAAGGAAAAGCCCTCGTGATCGTCACCGTCTCCGCCGCCGTGCTCCTGGCCGTGGTCGTCGTCCTGCTGCTGCGCTCCGGCGCCGTACGCCTCGGGGCGGCCATCGCCTGCGCCGCCTTTGGGTTCTGCCTGGCCTCCACCAACCTTGCCCCCGCCATCACCGGGCTGCTCAGCGGCCTGGCAGGCCTGGTCTCGCTGCACTGACGGGAGCACACTCATGGCCGCCTCACCGCACGCCACGCCCGCCGTACACGACGACCAGCTACAGCCGACAGAGTCCCGCACAGTTGGCGCCGGCCTGAGCCTGGAGGCGCGGCTGGCCGCTGTCGAGGCGGCCATGACCGTCAAGCTCGACGAAGCCGCCGTCGCCCATGAGGTACGCACCGCGTACCTGCATACGACCCCCGTCGACCTCACCGAAGTCGTGAGGGTCCCGCTCACCCCCACATCGACGGCCGCACCGCCGCAGACCTGCACCACTCCGGTGGCCGCACTCCTCGAGCGCGCACGGCACCGGCTGGAGACCGATGGCTGGTGCGCCGGCGCCATGACCGACGAAACCGGTGCGGTCTGCATGCTCGGAGCCATCCGCAAGGAGGCCGGCGGCAACCGCAGCCTGGAGACCGACGCCGCATCCCTCGTGCTGGACGCCATCCGCCGCCGGTTCGGTGACGAAGCCGACTCCGTGCCAGCCTTCAACGACGCGCACGGCTCCGGCCGAATGCCGGCGCGCATGCTGGGCGAGGCCGCCTCGATCGCTGACGCGAAAGGCCTCTGACTACCCGGGCCCGGGCACTGAGCGGTCAGCCGTCCAGCTCGATGATCAGCCGCCCGTAGTCATCGACCCACGCGGGATACACAAACCCACCGACGATGGCCCGGTTGACGAACACCTCGACCTCAGCGTCCGTGTCGATGACCAGCACGCCGTCCTCATCGGTGAACGCCTGCCACGTCACCCCGTCCGTGTCGATCACGGCCTCGAAGTCGACCACGGGTGGGTCACTGCGGAACAAGCCCATCACCTCTCTTGTCCACGCCGTCGATCCCCAGCCTGACGCACTGGCAACCCCCGCACCAGATCCAGGATCACCCGTGTCGAGCCCGAACCATGCCCCATGGGACAGCGGTTGGGCGCCGGGGCAGGCCCTCCGGCCTGCCACCCCTTCATCCCTCTGGTCTGCCCAGCTGCCTCTTCCCGTGTGCGCGGCAGGCCACAAATGCACCCCGCGGCAGCCCACCCCCGCCCACGACGACCAGGACGACGAACCCGGCAACCTCCACCCACTCCAGCGCTGACCCTGGTCACTTCCCTTGATCCTCGCCCACCGGTCGTGGGGGGCCGACGACCGGACAGGCCGACCGGCCACCCCACCCGCGCCCCGCCGACGGCGTCCGCTGCATGCTCGGATCCATCCGGATCGAGGCCCGCGGCGACCGCGGCCTGGAGAGCAGCGCGGTCGCCGTGCTCATGGACGCCATCCGCCGCAAGTTCGGCGACGTCGACTCCGTGCCCGGCTTCAACGACGCCTTCGCCACCGGCCGTACGCCGATCCGCATGGTCGAACAGGCCGCCGACCTTGCCGACGCCCGCGGCCTGTGACCCTCCCGGATTGTCTGCCTCGCGCCCGCACCCTCGGACCTCCGGGGCCGGGCGCGGGACAGACCACCCGGTCTCGCGCACCACCACCTCCGCTCCCTGACCGAAATGGAGAACACGTGGCCGTCATCGGCGTGCTCACCGAGCCCACCCCGCCCACCTGGTGGAAGGCCAACCGGCACAAGTGCTACCTCGTGGCCGGTCTGCTGATCGGCTACCTGATCGGCACCAACCTGCACGACGCCCCGGCCCAGCAGCCGGACATACCAAGGCCGGGCAACACCACGCCCGCCCCGGCCACGCCCGGCCCTCACCGCACGCCCGCGGCGCTCGGAATGGCCGTCTGACACCAGCTGCACCGACCGACCGTGCCCCGCCGACGCATCCGATGCCGGCGGGGCACGGCGCTGCTCGACGACTCGGAGGAGACCGCACGTGCTCATCCCCCGCCCGCGCCGCCGCACCGGCCGGCCCCGCCCGCAGCGTCCCGGCCCCCGCTACCCCCAGCGCCCCGACCAGCTTGCCCGGCGCCTGGAGGCGGTGATGCCGAGTCCCGGGAAGAAGTACCGCCGCCCTGAGGTGAAGCGGATCCCGCGCGGCCGGGGGACTCGCTTCTGCAAGATGTGTCCTATGCCACATAGGCGTGTGCCTGGCGTGAGGCCGTCGCCGGCCTGGGCTGTTCGAGCGTTTGGTTTTGTTGTAGAGCCCACAAGAATCGGCACTTCCGCAGCTCTCTTTCATTCCGCCCTTGACATGATCGAGATCACGCCTGTTTGTGCGTAACGGAAATGCATTGTCGGTGGATGTGACACTAGCGGCTTGATGTGCTTATCTCGTTGACGTCTCGTCTTTCAGGGGATTGGGCGAGCGTCAACTGAATGTTGAAGGGGGCTCACAGCCGTGAGCAGGATGTGTTTATTGAGTGGGTTCTAACGTGAATTTGGAGAAGTCACTCAGAGAGCGAGAACCATGCCTGCCGCATAACTCAGGCGGCAAGCAAAGAAGAACTTATTCCGGTGAAGTTGCGCAAAGTTTCAGAAAGTCGACTTGCAGTACGCGAGGGATTTAGATTTGCTGTCACACCTGCTCAGCCAGTGTGACAACGAGGATGAAGTAATGGCATGCTATAAGAAGTGGTGTAAGAGCCCAATAGTCAAAGCGAACCAGCATGCCGCCAATGGCCTTTCTGTGAGTATCGTACCGGGAATCGGTGCGGCCGATGGGAGGGTCGATGGAGGCCCGTAATTCACCTTCTGGTGTCGACAGCAATCCAGTAGAGGGCAATCCATAGAGGCTGACAATCGCCAGCACCTACCATCGGCTTGCACGGGCGACGGACCCGTACTTCTGGGCGGCCTTTCTCAGCGTAGCGACCTGGCGCGTAGACGCTGTCCCAACACGAAATGGCGATATGCGAATGAGGGATGAATGTCTGGGTTAGGAAAGTGTCTGATGAGTTGGGCGACCGGCCATGCGGGACGCCTGCCTCACAGAGAAAGATCCGCCCGTACGGTGGTTCTTGAGGCCCCCCAGTACGTACCGGCTCTTCTCGCCTCCGACGTGGTGGACGCCGCGACGGTGGTCTTTACGCCCGGGCATTCGGGCGTAACGGACGGTCCCTTGATTGTCGGTTACGAGGGTTCACTCAGCGAGCTGGGAGTGGAGTTCTCTCACGATCCCGGCTTCTACCTGCAGATCCAGGCGTACGGCCTCAGCCAGTACATGTCGGTGGCCGGCCCGACTGTGATCCGGGTGGCCGGCGATACGGATTTCGAGACCTACCTTCGCGATGCCGACCAGGCACGCCATGAAGGCGTCTTCACCGACTTCCTCACCAACCCGATGATCCAGCTCGCGGATCTCCCTGCCCTGGGAGCAGGACCCGAGGGGGACGGGCCCTCGCTCCG
This window of the Streptomyces sp. V4I8 genome carries:
- a CDS encoding DNA translocase FtsK, translating into MDGALVVEAASLIITCQYGSPSMLQRKLRVGFALAERLMDVLEERGIVGPSDRSKARTVLVTPEAHEDVVRELRVALALAADD
- a CDS encoding ISKra4 family transposase, with product MERYDTPPSADDFEAAANLFSMLVTELASPTTGDLAHHELEDLLEDRGRDLLRQLFQDHLDLRERREQEAVASLRPRVIGTDGLPRPRLERGHGRLLATVFGTVTVSRLAWRRLEASNVHPADAVLSLPRGRHSHGLARLAVQAATRMSYDAAHETIIRRCGRVLGKRRLAGLLVEAAGDVDAFYNARIVQPCAPATVLVLSADGKGIVMRPEALREATRQAAEKRQHAFRTRLAAGEKNGRKRMATLGAVYDAEPAPRRPHDVITPPGGFTDGHIRRPGPVARDKWLCGSVEHDAEHVVAQVFEHAQARDPEHRRTWVVLVDGARHQLDLVQAEARLHHVEAHIVIDIIHVLERLWAAAWCFHRPGDKRVEDWVAVHALAILNGDATETADTLQAQADQAKLTGGQRHGVDTCVRYLRGNADFLHYEKALAAGWPIATGIIEGAARHLVADRLDISGARWGLDGAEAVLKLRAAAANGDLDAYWKHHLAKEHQRLYPAHDQARYALTA